In Syntrophomonas wolfei subsp. wolfei str. Goettingen G311, a single window of DNA contains:
- the rbr gene encoding rubrerythrin translates to MDLKGSKTEQNLWAAFAGESQARNKYSFFASQADKEGFKQIAAIFLETADNEKEHAKRLFKFLMGGAVPATAENLLASAEGENEEHTSMYPEFEKIAREEGFNEIADVFKEIAEVEEEHEKRFRKLLENVKNNTVFKKDKSVKWRCRNCGYVHEGTEAPDECPACAHPQSYYEVMAENY, encoded by the coding sequence ATGGATTTAAAAGGATCTAAGACTGAACAAAACCTGTGGGCAGCTTTTGCGGGTGAATCCCAGGCCAGGAACAAGTATAGTTTCTTTGCCAGTCAAGCTGATAAAGAGGGCTTTAAACAGATAGCTGCCATCTTTCTGGAGACGGCTGATAATGAAAAGGAACATGCCAAACGCCTGTTTAAATTCTTAATGGGGGGAGCAGTTCCGGCTACAGCCGAAAACCTCTTAGCATCGGCTGAAGGCGAAAATGAAGAACATACCAGTATGTATCCTGAATTTGAAAAAATCGCCCGGGAAGAAGGTTTTAACGAAATTGCCGATGTATTCAAAGAAATTGCCGAAGTAGAAGAGGAACACGAAAAACGCTTCCGGAAACTGCTGGAGAATGTAAAGAATAATACGGTGTTTAAGAAAGATAAATCGGTTAAATGGAGATGCCGTAACTGCGGCTATGTACATGAAGGTACGGAAGCCCCGGATGAATGCCCGGCCTGTGCCCATCCGCAAAGTTATTATGAGGTAATGGCCGAAAACTACTAA
- a CDS encoding Fur family transcriptional regulator, with the protein MFGKSINKKLKENDYRLTGQRTAILEVMMDNQGRHLSAEEVLAQARKKQPNIGIATVYRTLEKLAAIDILYKSMFNDDKYRYEINDDHNEHHHHHIVCLACGKIAELEDDLLCSLEGQLETQGFEVVDHELKFFVYCPVCRKKQNK; encoded by the coding sequence GTGTTTGGTAAAAGCATCAATAAAAAATTAAAAGAAAATGATTACCGGTTAACCGGACAGAGAACAGCCATTTTGGAAGTAATGATGGACAATCAGGGCCGGCACCTCAGCGCGGAAGAAGTACTGGCTCAGGCCCGGAAAAAGCAACCCAACATTGGTATTGCCACCGTATACCGGACCCTGGAAAAGCTAGCCGCTATCGATATACTCTACAAGAGTATGTTCAATGATGATAAATATCGTTATGAGATCAATGATGACCATAATGAACACCATCATCACCATATTGTTTGTTTGGCTTGCGGCAAGATTGCCGAATTGGAGGATGACCTCTTATGCTCGCTGGAAGGGCAATTGGAAACACAGGGTTTTGAGGTAGTAGACCACGAATTAAAATTCTTTGTTTACTGTCCGGTCTGCAGGAAAAAACAGAACAAATAA
- a CDS encoding ABC transporter ATP-binding protein, whose protein sequence is MLKLENISLAVNGQNGANKEIIRGIDLEFHPNRLYAITGPNGGGKTSIAKIIMGIYKQSSGNIYLDGENINDLSVSERARKGIAYAFQQPPRFKGLTVSDLLQIARPGLDGMNLRTSLRDVGLCPEDYLDRDIGPGLSGGEIKRIEIAQLLARDAKISIFDEPEAGVDLWTIQKLIAIIMSKFRNKQGETAVIITHNENVLHIVDEIILVEEGQIKDRGTPDEIWPLIRHEVECKMKEQCRGEMVYEI, encoded by the coding sequence ATGCTGAAATTAGAGAATATAAGCCTCGCAGTCAACGGACAGAATGGCGCCAACAAAGAAATAATCCGGGGAATAGACCTGGAATTCCACCCCAATCGCCTTTATGCCATTACCGGTCCCAATGGCGGAGGAAAAACCTCTATTGCCAAAATAATTATGGGCATTTATAAGCAAAGCAGTGGGAATATTTATCTTGACGGGGAAAACATCAATGATTTGAGCGTCAGCGAGCGCGCTCGCAAAGGCATCGCCTATGCCTTTCAACAGCCTCCCCGTTTTAAGGGGTTGACCGTTAGCGACCTGTTGCAGATAGCCCGCCCCGGTTTGGATGGCATGAACCTCAGAACCAGCCTGCGTGATGTAGGCCTTTGCCCCGAAGATTATCTTGACCGGGATATCGGCCCGGGCTTGAGCGGGGGAGAAATCAAACGGATTGAAATCGCTCAGTTGCTGGCAAGAGATGCAAAAATCAGCATTTTTGATGAACCGGAAGCCGGGGTTGACCTGTGGACCATACAAAAACTTATTGCCATAATAATGAGCAAATTCAGGAATAAGCAAGGCGAAACGGCTGTAATTATCACCCATAATGAAAATGTCCTGCATATCGTTGACGAAATAATATTGGTAGAAGAAGGGCAAATCAAGGATAGAGGAACCCCGGATGAGATCTGGCCTTTAATTCGTCATGAAGTTGAATGCAAAATGAAAGAGCAGTGCAGAGGAGAAATGGTATATGAAATTTGA
- a CDS encoding SufB/SufD family protein produces the protein MKFEQLDMDLLQTVADIKGIPSGAVNIRRNGEAIFRHSSPNIIITTNPENKGLMVEVKAGTKGETVHVPVILTNSGFHDRVYNTFKIAEDAEVTIIAGCGIHNDSHSDSSHNGIHEIIVGPRAHVKYLEKHYGEGRGEGKRILNPTTVVRVEDGGSIEMEMVQIKGVDDTIRSTIAYVQEKGNLKVVERLLTHGQQKAESDIRVEIEGQGAAAQILSRSVAQDDSYQLFKAALVGKNECTGHVECDAILMDKAQIRSIPQLEAEDANAVLTHEAAIGKIAGEQLIKLMSLGLSEQEAIDTILEGFLR, from the coding sequence ATGAAATTTGAGCAGTTGGATATGGATTTATTGCAGACAGTAGCGGATATTAAAGGCATTCCCAGCGGAGCGGTAAACATCAGGCGTAATGGGGAAGCCATTTTCCGGCATTCTTCTCCCAACATTATTATTACTACCAATCCGGAAAATAAGGGGCTAATGGTAGAGGTAAAAGCAGGAACCAAAGGGGAGACCGTTCATGTTCCGGTGATACTTACCAATTCCGGCTTCCACGACCGGGTTTACAATACCTTTAAAATCGCTGAGGATGCTGAGGTTACCATTATTGCCGGTTGTGGGATTCACAATGATAGCCACAGCGACTCAAGCCATAATGGTATCCATGAGATAATCGTGGGACCGCGGGCTCATGTAAAATACCTGGAAAAACACTATGGTGAGGGCAGGGGAGAAGGAAAAAGGATTTTGAATCCCACCACCGTTGTACGGGTGGAAGATGGTGGAAGCATAGAGATGGAAATGGTGCAAATAAAAGGCGTGGATGATACCATCCGTTCCACTATTGCGTATGTACAGGAGAAGGGAAATCTAAAAGTGGTAGAAAGACTATTAACTCATGGCCAGCAGAAAGCCGAATCAGATATCCGGGTTGAAATTGAAGGCCAAGGAGCAGCCGCCCAGATTCTATCCCGCTCGGTGGCCCAGGACGATTCTTACCAGCTCTTTAAAGCCGCTCTGGTTGGTAAAAACGAGTGTACCGGTCATGTTGAATGTGATGCCATTCTTATGGATAAAGCCCAGATCAGATCTATACCCCAGTTGGAAGCCGAAGATGCCAACGCTGTACTTACCCACGAGGCAGCCATTGGTAAAATAGCCGGCGAGCAGTTGATAAAGCTTATGTCGTTGGGTTTGAGCGAGCAAGAAGCTATTGATACAATATTAGAAGGATTTCTTCGTTGA
- a CDS encoding pyruvoyl-dependent arginine decarboxylase, translating to MLPLPKKYFLTAASCEGETELTAFDRALLEAGVGNTNLLRVSSILPPGCEYEPGLIIPPGSLLPIAYGTITSCEPGARIAAAVAVGIKKDSFGVIMEYEGYCSKAEAEEMVVKMCREAFRVRGLELDEIKIAATEHLVEKIGCAFAAVPLWY from the coding sequence GTGCTACCATTACCCAAAAAATACTTTCTAACCGCTGCCTCCTGTGAAGGAGAAACCGAACTTACTGCTTTTGATAGAGCCTTATTAGAAGCCGGAGTGGGTAATACTAACCTGCTAAGAGTTAGCAGCATTCTTCCCCCAGGTTGTGAATATGAACCTGGCCTTATCATACCACCTGGTTCATTACTGCCCATTGCCTATGGAACCATTACCAGCTGCGAGCCCGGAGCCCGAATTGCTGCCGCGGTGGCAGTAGGAATAAAAAAAGACAGCTTTGGAGTAATAATGGAATATGAAGGATATTGCAGTAAAGCCGAAGCTGAAGAAATGGTTGTAAAAATGTGCCGGGAAGCCTTTCGGGTAAGAGGCCTGGAACTGGATGAAATAAAAATCGCCGCTACTGAACACCTGGTGGAGAAAATCGGCTGCGCTTTCGCCGCAGTGCCCTTATGGTATTAA
- the trpS gene encoding tryptophan--tRNA ligase, giving the protein MTKKKRILTGDRPTGSLHLGHYVGSLANRVKLQDEYDSYIIIADVQALTTHWEKDENLSRDVFQIATDYLAAGIKPEVSTIFIQSMIPEIHELTMYYSMFTTVNVLRHNPTIKTEAAQHGLSDMTYGFLGYPVSQAADITIFKADLVPVGEDQIPHIELSRKIVRRFNELYEPVLVEPQVLVGDVPRLVGLDGKDKMSKSLNNAIFLADSADEVKQKVWNAVTDPARIRKTDLGHPEVCTVYAYHQVFNKAEIEEVEADCRQGRIGCVQCKKNLTAKLNELLEPMRERRQSYLEQPDLVKDILQEGTKKAHAVAKETMLDVRSAMKINYFE; this is encoded by the coding sequence ATGACTAAAAAGAAGAGAATACTGACTGGAGATAGGCCTACCGGCAGCTTGCACCTGGGGCATTATGTAGGGAGTTTGGCCAACCGGGTTAAACTGCAGGATGAATATGATAGCTATATTATTATAGCGGATGTACAGGCCTTAACCACCCATTGGGAAAAGGACGAGAACCTGAGCCGGGATGTTTTTCAAATTGCTACTGATTACCTGGCAGCAGGAATTAAACCCGAGGTATCGACCATCTTTATTCAGAGTATGATACCCGAAATCCATGAATTAACTATGTATTACTCCATGTTTACCACGGTTAATGTGCTGCGCCACAACCCTACAATAAAAACGGAAGCGGCACAGCATGGCCTCAGCGATATGACCTACGGTTTCCTGGGTTATCCGGTTAGCCAGGCAGCAGATATAACTATTTTCAAGGCAGATCTGGTACCGGTAGGCGAAGACCAGATTCCTCATATTGAATTAAGCCGCAAGATAGTGCGCCGTTTTAATGAACTCTATGAACCGGTTCTGGTTGAACCGCAGGTTCTGGTCGGGGATGTTCCTCGCCTGGTAGGGCTGGATGGGAAGGACAAGATGAGCAAGAGTCTCAATAACGCTATATTCCTGGCCGATAGTGCTGACGAGGTGAAGCAGAAGGTATGGAATGCTGTTACTGACCCGGCCCGGATCAGAAAGACCGACCTGGGGCATCCGGAAGTATGTACGGTCTATGCCTATCATCAGGTTTTTAATAAGGCGGAAATTGAGGAAGTGGAAGCTGACTGCCGCCAGGGCAGGATTGGCTGTGTGCAGTGCAAGAAAAATCTCACCGCTAAACTCAATGAATTACTGGAGCCCATGCGGGAAAGAAGACAATCTTATCTTGAGCAACCTGACCTGGTCAAGGATATCCTGCAGGAAGGAACCAAAAAAGCTCATGCTGTAGCCAAAGAAACTATGCTTGATGTCCGCTCTGCTATGAAAATAAACTACTTCGAGTGA
- a CDS encoding Mrp/NBP35 family ATP-binding protein has product MLKIFKKKKEESKPKKEEGPITETATAETTTEDNSDAGSSSQIGQRNDIKRVIAVISGKGGVGKSTVSSLLASALLAHGYKVGLLDADITGPSIPRVFGVSGGSMGKNDYGIIPRRSRKGLKIMSLNLFLADEELPVIWRGPRIGGAVKEFYSQVDWGTLDFLILDMPPGTGDIAITVLQSIELDAAVVVSTPQDLAFTIVRKALHMLNKHEVPVLGVVENLTSGICPHCQHEVELFSGGGIRQWCEEKQVNYLGSIPWDAALSYCADRGQIDNYYPEAVGQMVAAFLAALPAIEDNK; this is encoded by the coding sequence ATGCTCAAAATCTTCAAGAAAAAGAAAGAGGAATCAAAACCTAAAAAGGAAGAAGGGCCAATAACGGAGACGGCAACGGCAGAAACAACTACGGAGGATAATAGTGATGCCGGGTCTTCCTCACAGATCGGGCAGCGCAATGACATCAAACGAGTAATAGCCGTTATAAGCGGTAAAGGCGGAGTGGGAAAGTCCACTGTCAGCAGTTTGCTGGCTTCTGCTTTATTGGCTCATGGTTATAAAGTTGGGCTCTTGGATGCAGACATTACCGGTCCCAGCATTCCACGGGTATTCGGTGTTAGTGGAGGGTCGATGGGGAAGAATGATTATGGCATAATTCCTCGCCGTAGCCGAAAAGGCCTTAAAATAATGTCATTAAATCTTTTCCTGGCCGATGAGGAACTACCGGTTATCTGGCGGGGGCCCAGAATCGGCGGGGCAGTCAAAGAGTTCTACAGCCAGGTGGACTGGGGAACATTGGATTTTCTAATATTGGACATGCCTCCAGGTACCGGGGATATAGCCATAACCGTTCTGCAGAGTATAGAGCTGGATGCCGCAGTGGTGGTCAGCACTCCCCAGGATTTAGCTTTTACTATAGTTAGGAAAGCCTTGCACATGCTAAATAAACATGAGGTTCCCGTACTGGGTGTGGTAGAGAACCTGACTTCAGGTATTTGCCCCCACTGCCAGCATGAGGTGGAGCTTTTCAGCGGAGGCGGGATAAGGCAATGGTGTGAAGAGAAGCAGGTAAATTATCTGGGCTCCATTCCCTGGGATGCAGCTCTGTCTTATTGTGCGGACCGAGGGCAGATTGACAACTATTATCCGGAGGCAGTGGGCCAGATGGTTGCAGCATTTTTAGCTGCTCTGCCGGCTATTGAGGATAATAAATAA
- a CDS encoding FeoA family protein yields the protein MTINDMKPGQSARILKLNRGLQAGRRLFEMGLVPGARVKLVSRHPFKGPLVLQIANTQIALGRKMANSVEIEIMVPGT from the coding sequence ATGACTATTAATGATATGAAACCAGGACAGAGTGCCCGAATACTTAAGTTGAATCGAGGCCTGCAAGCGGGGCGAAGGCTTTTCGAAATGGGGCTGGTACCCGGAGCCAGAGTCAAGCTGGTATCCAGGCACCCCTTCAAAGGACCGCTGGTGTTACAGATAGCGAACACGCAGATAGCATTGGGAAGAAAAATGGCTAATTCAGTTGAGATTGAAATAATGGTGCCAGGCACTTAA
- the speB gene encoding agmatinase, producing the protein MLSEIADLLEQKAFFMGSSRDLGACDRVLLGLPLDSTTSFRPGTRLAPYRIREVSEAVEEYSVYLNKSLEEIDFYDAGDVVIPFGNVPQSLKNIEATARYFLEHEKKLFSIGGEHLVSLPLIKVYHDFYPDMVVIQMDAHADLRADYLGEKLSHASVMRRVVEIIGTKKLFQLGIRSATREELDYARQHSQLYLDQFLTALKDVKEKIGQRSVYISLDIDVLDPAFAPGTGTPEAGGFSSRDLLQMLHELRELDVVGFDLVEISPPCEHGDNTSILGAKILREALLAY; encoded by the coding sequence TTGTTATCTGAAATTGCTGATCTTCTGGAGCAAAAAGCCTTTTTCATGGGAAGTTCCCGGGATTTAGGGGCTTGCGATCGGGTGCTTTTAGGGCTCCCCCTGGATTCCACTACCAGTTTTCGCCCGGGAACCCGCCTGGCTCCCTATCGCATCCGGGAAGTTTCCGAAGCGGTGGAGGAATACAGCGTTTACCTGAACAAATCCCTGGAAGAAATCGATTTTTATGATGCTGGGGATGTAGTAATACCTTTTGGTAATGTACCTCAAAGCCTGAAGAATATTGAAGCAACCGCCCGCTATTTTTTGGAGCATGAGAAAAAGCTTTTCTCCATAGGAGGAGAACACCTGGTTTCTCTTCCGCTTATAAAGGTTTATCATGACTTTTATCCGGATATGGTCGTAATACAGATGGATGCCCACGCCGATCTCCGAGCTGATTATCTGGGAGAGAAACTCTCCCATGCCAGCGTTATGAGGCGGGTGGTAGAAATTATTGGAACGAAGAAGCTGTTTCAGCTGGGTATACGCTCTGCCACCCGGGAAGAGTTGGATTATGCCCGGCAGCACAGCCAGCTTTATTTAGACCAATTTTTAACGGCACTGAAGGATGTAAAAGAAAAGATTGGTCAGCGGTCAGTATACATAAGCCTGGATATTGATGTCCTGGATCCCGCTTTCGCACCCGGTACGGGAACACCGGAGGCGGGAGGATTTTCCTCCCGGGATTTACTACAAATGCTGCATGAATTAAGGGAATTGGATGTTGTGGGCTTTGATCTGGTGGAAATATCCCCCCCCTGTGAACACGGAGACAACACCTCCATATTGGGAGCCAAGATACTGCGCGAAGCCCTCCTGGCTTACTGA
- the speE gene encoding polyamine aminopropyltransferase, which produces MDLWVTEYQTPSLGFSCKVKETLRYEKTEFQELSVVETEQFGKMLLLDGMVQTTEQDEFVYHEMITLVALNSHRNPEKVLIIGGGDGGTLREVVKHPAVSQATLVEIDERVVIASKDFFPDLACAFSEPKAEVLIADGIEYVKQQHQSFDLIIVDSTEPVGPAIQLFSREFYQSVYDALKDDGMLVVQSESPFYNQNVIKMAFGGINQVFPLTKLYLANIPTYPSGLWSFTVGSKLYDPQLPSCSYSQGCKYYTPEIHQAAFQLPAFVSRIIE; this is translated from the coding sequence TTGGATCTCTGGGTTACCGAATATCAAACCCCGTCTTTAGGCTTTTCCTGCAAGGTTAAAGAGACCTTGCGTTATGAGAAAACGGAATTTCAGGAGCTTTCCGTAGTGGAAACCGAGCAATTCGGCAAAATGCTGCTGTTGGACGGAATGGTTCAGACCACGGAACAGGATGAATTCGTTTACCACGAAATGATTACCCTGGTAGCCCTTAACTCCCACCGCAATCCGGAGAAAGTCCTAATTATCGGAGGTGGCGATGGAGGAACATTGCGCGAAGTTGTGAAGCATCCTGCCGTAAGCCAGGCTACCCTGGTGGAGATTGATGAACGGGTGGTAATTGCCTCCAAGGATTTCTTCCCGGATTTAGCCTGTGCCTTCAGCGAACCTAAAGCAGAAGTCCTGATTGCTGACGGCATAGAATATGTTAAACAGCAGCATCAGAGCTTTGATTTAATTATTGTTGACTCTACCGAGCCGGTAGGCCCAGCAATTCAATTATTCTCCCGCGAATTTTACCAGAGTGTATATGATGCCCTGAAAGATGATGGAATGCTCGTAGTGCAGAGCGAATCTCCATTTTATAACCAGAATGTTATTAAAATGGCATTTGGCGGTATAAACCAGGTATTTCCCCTGACCAAGTTATATCTAGCCAATATCCCCACCTATCCCAGTGGCTTGTGGAGCTTTACGGTAGGTTCCAAATTATATGATCCCCAGCTGCCTTCCTGCTCCTACAGCCAGGGATGCAAATATTACACACCGGAGATTCACCAGGCGGCATTTCAGCTCCCGGCCTTTGTAAGCAGGATAATAGAATAG
- a CDS encoding selenium metabolism-associated LysR family transcriptional regulator — translation MNLNLFKTYVRVVETKNLSKTAEEFGLSQPAVTKQIQSLEDYYGVLLLERAGRRLKPTEAGETLYQYAREIIKLLEKTDNIMETVVESKKGILYLGASTIPGQYILPDYIKKFSDSFPYINISLDIGDTEKIFKKVAERELDIGLVGGWLSNRKVEGFQWLQDELLLIVPENHHLMGRDEVRIEELLHEKWIFREKGSGTRKAAEELLNNHGIKKEDLHVGMEAGSTEAVLASVESGMGISIVSNWAIKKADPHRRIRSLKIDDPGATRFFYIIYPRQKSRRKAVESFLDFIKEE, via the coding sequence ATGAACCTGAATCTATTTAAGACCTATGTACGAGTAGTAGAGACTAAAAATTTGTCAAAAACCGCTGAAGAGTTCGGGCTTTCGCAACCTGCAGTGACCAAGCAGATTCAATCGCTGGAAGATTATTACGGAGTTCTTCTTCTGGAAAGAGCCGGACGACGCCTGAAACCGACTGAAGCAGGCGAAACCCTCTATCAATACGCGCGGGAAATAATAAAACTCCTGGAAAAAACAGATAATATCATGGAGACCGTAGTGGAAAGCAAAAAAGGCATTCTTTATTTGGGAGCCAGTACCATTCCCGGACAGTATATATTGCCGGATTATATCAAGAAGTTCTCAGACAGCTTCCCTTATATAAATATTAGTCTCGACATTGGCGATACGGAAAAAATATTTAAAAAAGTGGCTGAACGGGAACTAGATATAGGTTTAGTCGGTGGTTGGCTATCCAACCGCAAGGTGGAAGGTTTCCAGTGGCTGCAGGATGAACTTCTCCTCATCGTACCGGAAAATCATCACTTGATGGGGCGAGATGAAGTCAGAATAGAAGAATTACTGCATGAGAAATGGATATTCCGGGAAAAGGGTTCAGGCACCCGCAAAGCTGCTGAAGAATTGCTCAATAACCACGGCATAAAAAAAGAAGATTTACATGTCGGCATGGAAGCAGGAAGTACCGAAGCCGTGCTAGCTTCAGTAGAGTCAGGCATGGGTATTTCTATTGTGTCCAACTGGGCCATCAAGAAGGCGGATCCGCACCGCCGAATTCGCAGCTTAAAAATAGATGACCCCGGAGCTACCCGTTTCTTTTACATAATTTACCCCCGCCAAAAATCCCGCCGTAAAGCGGTGGAAAGTTTTCTTGATTTCATCAAGGAAGAATAA
- a CDS encoding FeoB small GTPase domain-containing protein, whose protein sequence is MVIVIIGNPNVGKSAFLNRLSGSNILVSNYPGTSTTISANPVKIGKKEITIYDTPGIYSIFSEGEEQKAIRDLFAREEVDLILNIVDASNLERNLVLSYELMDLGLPVLLLLNQIDRARALGIRINGKLLSELLKIPVIPFSATTGEGLQEVWEIMESPSLEKKDKAIKEEGQRNKENITRENKPPQECSLNELRTGQCNGHCGLCSIPTGTCMSYADWGRVEKARTTANMVSSSLGERQKILLEKTQTFFDSSPLGTLVLLLLAYLAFVLLLKFVAISEGPITALLEPLNQSIESFLSNILPPGIINTILSKAVPEGLIIPFSIIMPAMLMVACIMSLLEDSGLLPRYSVALERAGSFFGISGEAIIPLSLGFGCRTPAIMASRIMPTASQRFIVVTLLSIVVPCAATLGILASVIAAFQASLPVIVGTMFVVLMLMGFILSRLMPREDAFIYELPPLRIPLWSNVGKKIKMRFSGFFTEVLPLLLIMSIAVRALLESGFLEIFRTMEAFTRFLFGIPAEAFIAVLVTIFQRYLAPLVLLNLELTPREATIAISMIALSLPCLPAMVMTVREIGWGGLTKILGLGFLTSCSVGILLNLIL, encoded by the coding sequence ATGGTTATAGTAATAATTGGCAATCCCAATGTAGGCAAGAGTGCGTTTCTTAACCGTTTAAGCGGTAGCAATATATTGGTTTCCAATTATCCCGGGACCTCTACCACAATATCCGCCAATCCAGTCAAGATAGGGAAAAAAGAGATAACAATATATGATACTCCGGGCATTTATTCTATTTTTTCCGAAGGAGAAGAACAGAAGGCTATTCGTGATTTATTCGCGAGGGAAGAAGTTGATCTTATCCTGAATATTGTTGATGCCAGTAACCTGGAGAGAAATCTGGTACTGAGCTATGAGTTGATGGATTTGGGTCTCCCGGTTTTGTTGTTGCTTAACCAGATTGACCGGGCCCGCGCGCTGGGAATCAGGATAAACGGAAAACTTTTGAGCGAACTATTAAAAATACCGGTGATTCCTTTTTCCGCTACTACTGGCGAAGGCTTGCAAGAGGTGTGGGAAATTATGGAGAGCCCCTCCCTGGAAAAGAAAGATAAAGCTATAAAAGAAGAAGGCCAGAGAAATAAAGAAAACATAACCCGAGAAAATAAACCGCCCCAGGAATGCTCACTTAACGAGCTAAGAACGGGGCAGTGCAACGGCCATTGCGGTCTCTGTTCCATTCCCACCGGTACCTGTATGAGTTATGCCGATTGGGGACGGGTGGAAAAGGCACGAACAACAGCAAATATGGTTAGTAGCAGCCTGGGAGAGAGACAAAAAATTCTGCTGGAAAAAACGCAGACATTTTTCGATAGCTCTCCATTAGGAACTCTCGTTCTACTATTACTGGCTTATCTGGCCTTTGTTCTTCTATTAAAATTTGTAGCTATAAGCGAAGGCCCCATTACGGCATTATTGGAACCGTTAAACCAGAGCATTGAAAGCTTTTTGAGCAATATCCTGCCTCCAGGAATCATAAATACGATTTTATCTAAAGCTGTCCCTGAGGGTTTGATTATCCCCTTTTCCATAATAATGCCAGCTATGTTGATGGTAGCTTGTATTATGTCCCTGTTGGAAGATAGCGGATTATTACCCCGTTACTCGGTGGCTCTGGAAAGAGCAGGAAGCTTTTTCGGCATTTCTGGTGAGGCTATAATCCCTTTATCATTAGGGTTTGGCTGCCGGACCCCGGCTATTATGGCCAGCAGGATAATGCCCACCGCTTCCCAGCGCTTTATTGTAGTAACACTTTTGAGTATAGTAGTCCCCTGTGCCGCTACTCTGGGGATACTGGCTTCAGTAATTGCTGCCTTTCAGGCTTCATTGCCGGTAATAGTAGGAACTATGTTTGTGGTTTTGATGCTGATGGGATTTATCTTAAGCCGCCTGATGCCGCGTGAGGACGCTTTTATCTATGAACTTCCTCCTCTGCGGATTCCCCTCTGGAGCAATGTGGGGAAAAAGATAAAAATGCGTTTCTCCGGCTTTTTTACCGAAGTGCTGCCCCTGCTTTTGATTATGAGCATTGCGGTACGAGCCTTGCTGGAATCCGGTTTTTTGGAAATTTTCCGTACTATGGAGGCTTTTACTCGTTTCCTCTTCGGTATCCCGGCGGAGGCTTTCATAGCGGTTCTGGTAACAATATTTCAGCGTTACCTGGCCCCTCTGGTCCTGCTCAACCTGGAACTTACGCCGAGGGAGGCCACTATTGCCATCAGCATGATTGCCCTTTCCCTCCCTTGCCTGCCGGCTATGGTTATGACCGTTCGGGAGATAGGCTGGGGTGGGCTAACTAAAATACTGGGTTTGGGGTTTTTAACCTCCTGTTCCGTAGGAATACTGCTCAATTTGATACTGTAA